The following proteins are co-located in the Maridesulfovibrio sp. genome:
- a CDS encoding cation:proton antiporter, whose translation MSVSALTLMTLGFLFFLGLIADLIGRNTPVPRVSALIVFGILIGPAGFNLLPVSIGHWMPIVSDIALASIGFLLGNSFNVSEIRKSGKAVLSISLFVAISTAVGVAGGLWLFGCSLPVALIYGGIAPATDPASTVDVIRESKVEGEFPDTLLKITAIDDAWGLIVFSLMFAAAQIEMLDGGGLHTLLGGISEIFVSVFIGVVLGVPMSFLTGRIQSGEPSLVEGLGMVFICSGFALWLDASYLLSAMVMGAVVANVARHHDRPFCAVEGVEWPLLVVFFIFAGVSVQLEYFLQHLLLIVLYILLRISGRFIGAYFGGLFAGKSIAFSGWMGMSLMPQAGIALGMALTAANRFEEFQSVVSVIAMATVFFEIAGPVCTRFALNKVKSLVPVKKGS comes from the coding sequence TGATTGCTGATTTGATAGGTCGAAACACTCCGGTCCCACGTGTTTCAGCATTGATTGTTTTCGGGATTCTTATCGGTCCGGCAGGATTTAATCTTCTTCCTGTGTCGATTGGGCACTGGATGCCCATTGTCTCTGATATAGCCCTTGCCTCTATCGGGTTTCTTTTGGGTAATTCTTTTAATGTCAGTGAAATACGTAAATCTGGTAAAGCCGTATTATCCATTTCTTTATTCGTTGCAATCTCTACAGCTGTCGGGGTCGCAGGTGGATTGTGGCTCTTCGGATGCTCTCTTCCTGTAGCCCTTATCTATGGGGGAATAGCTCCGGCCACTGACCCGGCTTCAACTGTGGATGTAATCAGGGAGTCTAAGGTTGAAGGAGAGTTCCCTGATACTCTGCTCAAGATTACAGCTATTGACGATGCTTGGGGACTCATTGTTTTCAGCCTGATGTTCGCTGCCGCGCAGATAGAGATGCTTGACGGCGGCGGGTTGCATACATTGCTGGGTGGTATCTCGGAAATTTTCGTTTCTGTCTTTATCGGTGTGGTCCTCGGTGTTCCAATGAGTTTTCTTACTGGCCGGATACAATCTGGTGAACCCAGTCTTGTTGAGGGATTGGGTATGGTCTTTATCTGTAGCGGCTTTGCTTTGTGGCTGGATGCTTCATATCTTCTTTCTGCAATGGTGATGGGTGCTGTTGTGGCAAATGTTGCCCGGCATCATGACCGTCCGTTCTGTGCTGTCGAGGGTGTGGAGTGGCCGCTGCTGGTAGTTTTCTTTATCTTTGCAGGCGTCAGTGTCCAGTTGGAATATTTTCTACAACATTTGTTGTTGATAGTTTTATATATATTGCTGCGGATTTCTGGCCGTTTTATTGGTGCCTATTTTGGCGGCTTGTTTGCCGGAAAGTCCATTGCGTTCAGCGGCTGGATGGGAATGTCGTTGATGCCGCAAGCGGGCATTGCCCTTGGGATGGCCCTTACTGCTGCGAACAGGTTTGAGGAGTTTCAATCCGTGGTTTCGGTAATAGCAATGGCGACAGTTTTTTTTGAGATAGCGGGACCAGTTTGTACTCGTTTTGCCTTGAATAAGGTTAAGAGCCTTGTTCCGGTGAAAAAAGGAAGCTAA
- a CDS encoding PilZ domain-containing protein, translating to MDQNKRRRTRVNAGFRVVLHKEDFDAYVESHNLSLKGILCDPVNGFFVGDECEISIPLSEDAIIRVSAKVVRSDKDGLAADFHHMDEISFTHLRRLIQFNAEDADTIDSELTSPAFDV from the coding sequence ATGGACCAGAACAAGAGACGTAGGACCCGCGTAAATGCCGGATTCAGAGTTGTATTACACAAAGAAGATTTTGATGCTTATGTGGAGTCGCATAATCTGAGCTTGAAGGGAATTCTCTGTGATCCCGTAAATGGTTTTTTCGTGGGTGATGAATGCGAAATATCAATTCCGCTCTCTGAAGATGCGATAATAAGAGTTAGCGCAAAGGTGGTCCGTTCAGACAAAGACGGTTTGGCAGCTGATTTTCATCACATGGATGAAATCAGTTTTACGCACTTGCGCCGCTTGATACAATTTAATGCTGAAGACGCAGATACCATTGATAGCGAGCTTACTTCGCCCGCTTTTGATGTTTGA